The genomic interval CTGATTACTGTCCTGATTATTTTAAGAATCTTTCTACTTTTAtcgggttttttgtttgttggtttggttttttgagacagtctcactatgtcaccctcggtagagtgcctgtggcatcacagctcacagcagcctcaaactcttgggcttaagtaattctcttgtctcagcctccccagtagttgggactacaggcgcctgccacaacgcctggctatttttctgttgcagtggtcattgttgcttagctggcccaggctaggttcaaaactgccagcctcggtgtatgtggctagtgccataatcATTGTGCTGCAGGCACAGAGCcttttatcagttttattaaagaaatagtaTGACCAAGCAAATGCTCAGCAAGGTCAATAAACCCTAGTAAGTGCAGTTTACATTTAGGAACTTTTAGAGTAAACTCTATTCTGCATTAAGGCCAGCCTTAAAACATTGTGAGCATGTTCAGTTATTTATGCTCTGCAGTTGGGGGACAACTGGGaaacactgattttctttttttccttcattcctctTAAGGTATCAACACTGGGAATGCTATTCATCTATCAGTAATTAGCTCACTCAAGAAAGAATAGTTTGTGGTCATTTTAGTATACTTTGGCCAAAAGACCTGGTTTGGATTTGGCCTTAACGTATCCCACATGTCATACGGAGAAGTACTTTTTACAAGATATGGATAATAGGAATTGTGGAATACTCTTCCCTTTTGAAAATTAGCAAATGAAGACCTAGAGACTTatgtgacttgtccaaggtcacagttGATAAAAGCCCACATTTCCCAAGTCTAAGCCTACTTGGTACTCTttcaatctttttgttttgtttgtggtttAGCTATGTTTCTTCCACTGGATGTGACTTATGCGTAAATTTAGgaccatgtgtgtatgtgttttaatgCTTTGCCTTCCCTACTCAAAGGCCATGAAAATAGTTTCATATTTTCTACTAGAAGGTTTCCAGTTTTGCCTTTTACACCTAAATTTTAGAGCTTTAGTGTCTCAAGTCTGGAGGATGTGAGGAAGGGGTTCCATTTTTTCCGTATCGATTTCCAGTGGCCCACAACATTGTTTAACTGGAAGAATATGTATTTTCCACAAATCTGTAGTGCTACCTCCACCACAGATTATGTCCATGAATGCCTTAGTTTGTTTTTGGAGTCATTATTCTGTTCTATAGTTTGTATCTATCCCTGTATCAATAACTTACTATCTTATTCACATAGCTTTAAAATAAGCCTTTGTGTATGATAGTTAAGTTCTTTTACCTTGTTTTACTTCTTGGCTAtttgtggcttttatttttttcctagcttTTGGGCACACACTTTATTTCACTTGTTTATACATCCATTTTCCTAGCAAGACAtgtttattcattgttttaatcCTCATAGCTCAGCAGAGGACTTGGCACATAATAAGcactcaatatatatatatttgttttgttttgttttgtttgagacaaacaaaacagtagagtgctgtagcatcacagctcacagcaacctccaactcttgggcttaattgattctcttgcctcagcctcccaattagctgggactacagctgcctgccacaatgcctggcaattttttggttgtatttgtcgttgtttggcaggccctggctgagtttgaactcagcagctcccgtgtatgtggctggcaccctagtcactgagctacaggcaccaagcctcaataaatatttgatcttCAAAGCATGACTAGTCATGCATCCATAATCTTCTCTTCATAGtatgaagaaagctaatattcagGCCCCTATATAGATTTCAGGAATATATAATTCCCagtaatttcttttgttaaaggtgagaaacagtttttttttgttttagagtttcaccttgttgccctctgtagagtgctgtgttgtcacagctcatagcaacctccagctcttgagcttgggcaattctcttgcctcagcctcccgagtagctgggactacaggtgcccaccacaacacccagctattatttgtttgtagtttggccggggccggttttgaacttgccaccctcagtatatggggccagtgccctgctcactgagccacaggtgccgcccgtgagAAACAGTTCTAGTGCAATTTCAAACAGTGCAATTTCAAAAGCAAGATGTCATTCAGGTTAGTGTGTTAGGTGGCTTGGTCAGTAAAAGACAAATCTCAAACTGTATTTGCCTGCACATcactttttcccttcccttcatttttttGGTCCTCATGAAAGCAAAGAATTTATTATAGTTCTCACCATCCATAAGAGTCTTGAACAATATTTGATCCTATAAGggctttatttcagtttttgttatatataaaagTTGTGTGTTGAGACTGCAGGTTATTCACTGTCTTCTCTTCTATCTCTATGCCTTTTTCTGCTTCTTCATCTGATAGCAATAACTTGGTTTCTAATATCTCACAGATATTAGCCACCACCACTTGATGTTGATAAACTTCTAAAGTGTTGTTAGCACAATTACAATGGGGGGAGGGGTCCATCGCCAActtaaaggaaattataaatactTTGGGAGTCAAGTCTGTAACcaaagaagaaagtatttttggCATCATCTTCATTGTTATCTGCAGTAGGCCCCCAGATGACTGGATTTTGTGTTCAGGCATTTCAGAGACAGGAATATAACAATCTGACAAAGCTTCAGCCGGGTAAAACATTGTGGAAGAGCCTCAGCCCAGTGTGCAGCACCAGCAGGCCAAAGGAGCTCAGTGACCAGGTCTGTTTTTACCATCAGCCTCTTTATGGCTTTTTATACCTTCATACGAGTTTTACAAATAGCttgaaaaatttattaataaatgtccAAAGATAAAACATTAAGTCTGTTAGGATTCAAGTTAATTATTTCTAGAGCCAAAATATGgagttatttcaaaaattaaaccTACCATTTGAGAACCCTTTGGCTGTGGAAGATAGCGTTCTTTTGTTTAGTTAAGAGGCAGCTGGATACAATTAGAGAAAACATCATTGAGCCAGATCACTTAATAAGCATTTGGCCCTTCAACAAATCTTTATTAATGTTGTAGTTCTTGTGCCTGGGCCCTCTTCTTCTGTTTCAGACCCTCTATACTTTGTGCTGCAGTGAtcatcttcccttctctttgaAATGCCATTTGTGTGCTGATGACTCCTAAAATGCCAGTAATCTCTAATTCATCCTCTAACCCACgcatcctcaaactgctgcccgtgggccacatgaagcagtgtgaattgtatttgttcccgttttgttttttacttcacaataagatatgtgcagtgtgcataggaatttgttcatagttttttttctttaaactatagtccagccctccagtggtctgagggacagtgaattggccccctgtttgaaaagtttgaggacgtctgcTCTAACCTATAGCTTTATGTATTCAACTATTCACTTGACTATTGCATAGTCATGATTTTGGTTTTTTGATGTTCTTCCCATCCAAATAACCGGTATCACCATTTATCCAGTTACTAAAGCTCTAAACCTGAGATCCCTCTTGACTCCTCACTTTTCCTTACCTTCATACCCCATCCATCATCAAATTTTATGTGTTCTTCTAAATACATCTAAAATTCATACACTTCTCTCTGGCTCCACTGCCCTTAACTTATTATGGActgttataatttcttttatggacaaatgtaataatttttaaattattctctcctttttttttttttgtagagacagagtctcactgtaccgccctcgggtagagtgctgtggcctcacgcagctcacagcaacctccaactcctgggcttaagtgattctcttgcctcagcctcccgaaaatTATTCTCTCCTTTAAATTAACTCTCCATGCAAAAGCTAGAGTGATCTTtcaaaaatctaaatttaaaactATCTTCCTTTTGAACTTCATTGTTTTGACAGGCAGATCTGGGTTTTTATGTTACAGTAAAGTTATACTGGCCTTTTGCAAAGCGCTTGCAAAACCATTGTACAGTCTTTTTGTTTACTGTTTTCTCTGACTCTGGCTTTTTGCTTGACTCCTTATATCCTTTGCTCAAATGTGTCCTCAGAGCCCACTCTATCTAAAAGCAATGCCGTTCTCCATTATTTGTCTATGATTTCtattagaaaagaaagcaaacttcacGAGGGTAAAGTTTTGTCTGTTTTGCCCTTTAGTATTATCCCACTTCAAGGCACATAGTAAGCAACAAATACTTGTGAAATTGTTTACTTCCTATTTCTCATTTTGTGAAATGGAAGCTGATGATATACCTCACATCCTACTTCATGGAGTCAGTGTAGGGAGTAAATCAAACAGTAATGTTTATCAGTTTTGATGTCTCATATGATAATTTTTGATaaataagctttatttatttaatttttgagcctagctcaaagcaccctcaaactcctgggtccaagcgatccccctgcctcatcctccctattagatgggactacaggcacttgccataacacaggctaagttttcttttctttttttctttttttttgaagatagtcttactatgtcgccctcggtagagtgcagtgttatcacagctcacagcaacctccaactcttgggcttaagtgcttctcttgcctcagcctcccaagtagctgggactacaagtgcccgccacaacgcccaactattttttggttgtagttgtcattgtttggcaggcctgggctgggattgaacctgccagctctggtgtatgtggcctgcacctgaggcactgaaccacaggtgccgagccagttttctgttttgtagaaAAGAGGTCTTGGTGTTGCTTAGGCTCGttttgaactctggagctcaggctatcctcctgccttagcctgccagagtgttaggattataagcatgagccactatgtcaggttagctttattattattattttttaagacattaaacaatgggcggcgcctgtggctcagtgagtagggtgccggtgccatataccaagggtggtgggtttgagcccaccccgaccaaactgcaacaaaaaaaatagccaggcgttgtggagggcacccagctactttggaggctgagacaagagaatcgcctaagcccaagaactggaggttgctgtaagctgtgacgtcacggcactctactgagggcaacaaagtgagactctgtctctaaaaaaaaaaagacattaaacaaatctgacaaagtttaaaaaaaaacacagccactttttgttcattttgtcttttaagaataaaaaaacttTCGAGGATTAATATACTGTCCAGCACACTCTTCTTTCTAGTTTTTCTGTCCCTAGCAAGTTCCAAACACTTTTTAAGGGGTTGCATTAGTTAGAATAGActcatttatacttttttaagTCTTGTGGGCAATTATGTATCTTGGTGTTGGTGTAGAAGTGAATGTAAATGGTTGTCTATCATATTTTGACATTTTACTCCTGATAATTaaagttttataagaaatttacCCAAAGAACTTTTCTTGAAACTAACCTGTATATAATCAAGATTTCTTGATATGTCTTTCTTTAAAAGACAATcacattgtcttttaaaaacatcttctaTAGGTTATCCTATATGGTAACTACAGTTCCTGCTGTGATTCATATATTACAACCCTTAAGGAGTTATATTAGGCTTGGAAAATAGTGTAATTTAAAGTCCTTAGAACATCtttttgaattagaaaaataaatgattctcAAAGAAATATATTCAAGTGAGAGAACtacttttttgaaatttattactTTGGAATCTATAAAGTTTGTTCATCTTTGGTACTAGAGAACTAATTTACCAGCAAATGGAGTTTAtaatactattataaaatatagtactgtctgcaaataaaactctttgtttttgtgtcttAAGTTAATAATTGTCCCTGAGTCAATTGTTATGACAAATACCAAAtggaaatgtcttcatttcttaGTATGGTTACAGCTTTCTTAGTTTGGCCTTCATAGTCATTAGGAGTGGATTCAGAAACTCTACAAAAATGGCAGCGTTGGCATATGCCTTGATTTGAcaagtgcttttaaaaataaatttgagaaattaGTTATCTAGAACGATAGCCTCCTAAACCCATTGGAAACAATTTTTCAATACTCccctgaaacatttttattttttaatttataaattgtaaatttaggccaggcacagtggctcatgcctgtaatcctagcactctgggaggccacggtgggtggattgcctcagctgttattcaagaacagcctgagcaagagtgagaccctgtctttaaaaatacctGGGTATTGTGGGAAGcacctatggtcctagctacttgggagactgaggcaagaggattgcttgaggccaagaatttgagattgctatgagctatgactccccagcactctactgagggcaacaaagtgagactctgtcaaaaaacaatacaaattataggcggcgcctgtggctcagtgagtagggcgccggccccatatgccgagggtggcgggttcaaacccagccccagccaaactgcaacaacaaaatagccgggcattgtggcgggcgcctgtagtcccagctgctcaggaagctgaggcaagagaatcgcgtaaacccaagagttagaggttgctgtgagccgtgtgacgccacggcactctacccgagagcggtacagtgagactctgtctctacaaaaaaaaacaacaatacaaATTATAAATTGTATTGATGCCCTATCATCATTAGCTACTATATGAAGGTACAATATATACACTtaaagcaaatataaataaaagtaaataagtaaatatatgtacacacagtagaatcttcatagttgaccacctcccttacattgaccatctccttaaattgacctaaattatcatagactagacatgcaccgcCTGTATGTTATCACTACCGTAGGCTTAGTTCTTTATGTTGAACACCTCTGTGtattggccagtttgttacagcgcCTTGAGTGTTTAACTTCCAGAGGTTGTACTAtatattataaatgaatgaatatgtatatataagttgTGCCCAGTTATGGTGGTACTGTGTTTGACTCACTTTTCTCACATATGGTTAGTTCAGTATTGTTTTTACCTTGTAAAATGTCTAATAAAGAGCTAGTGCAAAGAATTAGAGAAGGATCAACTGACAGTTTATTTAAAACTaggcatattctttttttcttttttttgagacagagtttcactttgttgccctgggtagagtactgtggtgttatagctcacagcaacctcaaacttctgggctaaagcgattctcttgtctcagcctcccaagtagctgggactacaagtgcccaccacaacacctggctgtttttagagaggaggtctcactcttaacttagactggtcttgaactcgtgagctgaggcaatccacctgcctcggcctcccaaaatgctaggattataggcgtgagccactgtgcctggctaatatAGAAATATTCTTAAATCCTGAGCATATACTACagagtttttttggttgttgttgagacagagtcccaccctatgcacttgagcagagtgcaatggcgtcatagatcactgcaacctcagattcagGCTTgggggcatcccactgcctcagcttccagaagccgctgggattacaggtgcttgctgcAGCACCCAgatgggtttttccatttttttaggagtcggggtctcaACTCGCACTCAGTCAAGTCCCGAACTCCTgagaactcaagcaattctccctccttggcctcccacagttctgggattacaggcgtaggCCACCGGAGTCCagactactgtttttttttttttttttttttgcagtttttggctggggccgggtttgaacctgccacctccggtatatggggccggcaccctactccttgagccacaggtgctgccctgtactACGGTTTTTGCAATATGCTGAAAGGGAATGAATGAGAGAGGGTATCATTGCTAACCCCCTTGTGTTGTGGAACTAGTAGTCTTCCATTGGAACACTTGTTCATAAGTGATATTTAACCACGTAACATCAGATCAGGGGATCAAATGTCAATCtatatcattaaaattttaaaagattaatcacctttttacctgaaaaattaattaaaagttatGACATTTTCCCCTCTACCCTCCAGAGGGTCATCTTGCTTACCCCTTGGCACATGCACAGCCCACATTGGAAACCCACTTGTCCCACACAAAGGACAAAGATGCATTGTGGCAGAATTGAGTTCTTTGTCTTTTCTCATCAGATTTCATCTATCACTGAAAGGCACTTGAATGAGAAAACTAATCCTTTGAACATGCATAGCCAGTGTAATACAAACTTCGTGTACTGTATAgcgtgactcttttttttttctttcttgagacaaagtctcactctgtcaccctggagttgagtgccatggcctcatagtccacagcagcctcaaactctaggaTTCAATCTATTCTCATggctcagcttcttgagtagctgggactgtatgtGTCCACAatacctgtctaatttttctcccccgttttagtagaggtgggggtctcttgctctagctggtcttaactcctgagctcaagcaatcccccctcATCTCAACGTCCCAGAGCGCTTAGggttagaggcatgagccaccatactcagccaGGCATGACCCTCTAAACCTAAGTGCATGCCCAGCAAATCTGGATCTAGGACTTCAAAGGCCGTAATAACTAAATTACAGGTTTCGTAGTGTATGTATATTGTTTACTGGGAAAAAAGGTATTTCCATTTCAATTCTATTTAAAAGAGCTTAATATTTTTGCAGGGTTAAAGGTAGAAATCTGTGACTAgagtacattaattttttttatgaaaaggagattctttggcaatttttttttaatttttttttttcagtttttggccagggctgggtttgaacctgccacctccagcatatggggctggtgccctactccattgagccacaggtgctgcccccggcaatttattttttatgataatGCAGTCATTCAATGTGGAAATGGTTCAAATAgcaactaaattattttcaaatataaattttggaaatTGAGTATTTTAGATCTAATTGCCAATGCCTGAtataatgaatttttataaagataCTATTTTATATCTTAGAGGGTAAAAGACATAGATGTATATATAGAATTTGCACTCCTTAAAATgattgaaaaagtattttttgcaGGTTGTAGCTTGGTTGGCTTGGGGATTTTACTTTGCTTCTTTTGAGAATGTTAGTTTATTCCTGAGTTGAGGGTTTTTGTCTGTTTAAAGATACAACTatcacaggtgcctgtagtcccagctactcaggaggctaaggcaagagaatcgcctaagcccaagagctggaggttgctgtgagctgtgacggcatagtACTCTACcgtgagcaacaaagtgagactcttgtctctaaaaaaaaaaaaaaaaaaagatgtaactaTCTAATACCAAAACTAAAAGTGGAGTTGTCTTCTGCTTTACCTCTTCTGCAAAATATACAGAATCAcagactgattaaaaaaaaaaaatgcaaagcatctctctctttttttttttttttgagacagagtctcactatgttgccctcggtagtgtgccgtggcatcacacctcacagcaaactcaaactcttggacttaagcaattctcttccctcagcctcccaagtagctgggactataggtgcccgccacaacacccaactactgtttttgttgtagttgtttggcaggccccgacagggtttgaacccgccatccctggtgtatatgaccggtgccctagccactgagctacaggcactgagcccaaatcATCTCTTAATCTAGGAAcagaagggagaaataaagaagacCCTAGCCCAGAGAGAGGAATGTTAAAATTCTTACCAATGGGCTTGGctcccctagcacagtggttacagtatcagccacatgcacccaacatagcaggttcaagcctggcctgggccagctaaacaatcatgacatctgcaacaagagaatagcttggcgttttggcgggtgcctgtagtctcagctacttgggaggctgaggcaagagacttgcttaagcccaagagtttgaggttgctgtgagctgtgataccacggcactctactgagggtgacatagtgagtctcttatctccaaaaaaaagaaacattcttacCAAGCCGGACAGAATGTAACATACTCTTGAAAAGAGTAGTAGGGGTATGTTCCAGTAGCCTGCAGTTCCCTATTCCCTGAGGAGTAAATGGCTAGACATGTCAGATCAGGGTAGCAATAGCAAATTGACCAGTGAGTTCCAGGATGTGTAACAGTAATAGCAGAGATTCGAATGTATGCTGCCTGGATATGAGGCCAGAGGTTTTTGTCTAAGGAATATTCTGGATGAGTCATAGCAGTTACCAAGAATGCAAGGACACACATgcacagaaaattaataaatcctGTCAAAGTTCAGCACAAAAATCCAGTTTCTTTCATGATTCTAATAGCATTAGCACTTAAATTTACATTATTGCACAGTAATAAGATTGTACTATCTTGCTTATAGCCTATGATCTACCAGTTTCTGTGAATTTAGAATCATTACAAGGTGACATTTGCTTGGGGAATTTAGGACTCACAAAGTGGAATCgatagaataaatgaaagaagaaataggaaGCAGGGTTGGAGAGAGTGGGATTTTGTACATTATTTTAGTCTAGTTCActagtttaatttttatatgtgggTCTGGCTACATTGGAAtctgggttgttttttgttgttgttgttgattgtttgttttgagacagagtctcattccattgcccagggtagagtccTGTAGcataagcctagctcacagcaacctcaactcctggctcaagtgatctcctgcctcagccttccctatagctgggactataggggcctaccatgacacctagctaatttttctatttttgctagagaaaggggtctcactcttgtcagcCTGGtgtgaactcctgagttcaacctcctagagtgctaggattacaagtgagcatcaaggtgtccaacctttgttttttttttttttttttttttggacagtgtcttactctgttgcccgggctggaGAGCAGtgccatgatcatagctcactataacctcaaactcttgggatcaagggatcctcaggcctagctaatattttttatatttttataaagatggaggttttgctgtgttgcccagctTGGTCTCCAATTCCTAGCCTctaagcaatcctctcaccttggcccccaaaagtggtaggattagaggcgtgaacCAACATACCTGGCCACAAATGGTGTTGGATTACCACCACAGCAAAGTAAGTGGTATAGaaccatctttatttatttattgagacagtttgATTGTCACCATCAATAGAGTGCAgttgcatcacagttcacagtaacctcaaactcgtgggcttaagcgattcccttgtcttagcctcccaagtagctgagactacaggcttggCTAttttgtagaggtgaggtcttgctcttgttcaggctgttctcaaacctgtgagctcagggcagtccatccacctcagcctctcggagtgccaggattataggcgagagtcaccgtgcctggccttgaaCCATCTTTATTCTTGATCTACTTGGAACAGGTATTAATGGATGCTTTTCCATAGATTAAGTCATATGGTATTGATAATCTTTTGTGTGGAGAAGTCTGTACAAAAATTAGTCACTGTAATTGGTAGTCTTTAGATTTTGGCAAATATCagagtttgttaatttttatatacaaataatatatatatatatatatatatatataaaatgaaagtccttattaaaataactttttctaggccaggtgtggtggcacatgcctgtaaatgctagcactctgggaggcccaaggtgagtggattgcctgagctccaggttcgagaccagcctgagccaaagtgagaccttgtctctaaaaatagccaggcgttgtggcaggtgcctatagtcccagcttgtccctccctacttgggaggctgaggcaagagaattgcttgagcccaagagtttaaggttgctgtgagctatgatgccacaacactctaccaagggcaaaaaagtgagactgtctccaaaatacGATCATAATAACTTTTCCTCTGAAGGATTTTAAAATTCAGcgttatattatttaaataacattcttatgtaaattctattatttgttttcttcatgggGAAACCCTGAGTCTTTAAGAATATAATCCTGAAATAAAATTGTTACATCCTGGAGAAAGGCAGAATGATTGTGTTGTTATGGCAACTCaaatggggaaaaatgaaaacaatgcaaatAAGCTGCATCCTGTTGTCATAGCAACCTTAGTTGTGAAAATGATTAAAGCTGGTCTAGAAAGGATGCATTGCAGCTTTAGTTCATTGAAAGTAAATAGTGTAAGAAAAGAcaaggaggggcggcgcctgtggctcaaggagtagggcgccggtcccatatgccggaggtggcgggttcaaacccagccctggccaaaaaaagaaaaaaagaaaagacaaggagaATTGGTTTTAGACAAAAGTTAAATCCCCCCGGTGCCACAAGTTGCTAGTACCACTGAGTATAGGCAGATCTctgttttttctaattataattttgttactgaaaatcacttttaaaacatagggtattgggcggcgcctgcggctcaaaggggtagggcgccgaccccatatgccggaggtagcaggttcaaatccagccccggccaaaaactgcaaaaaaaaaacaacaaaaaaaaaaacatagggtattttcgggcagcacctgtggctcagtgagtagggtgccggtcccatatactgagggtggcggcaggttcaaacccagccccagccaaactgcaacaacaacaacaaaaaatagccagatgttgtgatgggcacctgtaatcccagcaacttggaaggctgaggcaagagaatcgcctaagcccaagagctggaggttgctgtgagttgtgattccacggctcttgggcttaggtgattctcttgcctcagcttcccgagtagctgggactacaggcgcctgccacagtgcccaactattttttgttgttgttgttgcagtttggccagggctggctcgaacccgccaccaccctcagtatatggggccggctctctactcactgatccacaggcactgccctccatttttttttttttttttgagacagtgtcacccttggtagagtgcagaggcatcacagctcacagcaac from Nycticebus coucang isolate mNycCou1 chromosome 3, mNycCou1.pri, whole genome shotgun sequence carries:
- the LOC128581635 gene encoding phosphopantothenate--cysteine ligase-like, whose product is MFYPAEALSDCYIPVSEMPEHKIQSSGGLLQITMKMMPKILSSLVTDLTPKVFIISFKLAMDPSPHCNCANNTLEVYQHQVVVANICEILETKLLLSDEEAEKGIEIEEKTVNNLQSQHTTFIYNKN